TGTGCCAGCTCTGCTTCTTCCACGGGCCCGAAATGGTGGGGATGATCAACCTCCACGGGGACCCGCAATTCGAGTGGACCAAGTGGCTTCCCCACACACGGGAGCCGGACAACGCCGCGTTCCGCGTGGTGCTGGCAGACCCGGCCCACGAGCACGCGGCTTTACTCGACCCGGGTACCGACTGCGTGATCGTGGTCCACCCGGATCCCGACCACATTGCCGACGAGGAAACGTTCCAGCTCGTCTGCGACGATGTCATCCTCGCCCGCACCCTCCAGGGGGAGGAGGTGCTCGGCGCACCGGACCCTTTCAGCACGAGCGAGGCGGAGCTGGTGGCCCGCCACCTGGCGTTCTACCGGCGCCCCGACGATGCCGGTTCTACCGGCCAGGCAGGCGAGCTGCTGCCCATGCTCGGTTTCTCCGACATCGACGACCTCAACCCGCACTCCATGTGGCGGGGTAGGGAGGGCACCCGCCAGCGCCTGGTCGTCCCCTTCGGTTCTACACCCGATGGCGCTCCCGTCCACCTAGACCTGAAAGAGTCGGCGCATGGCGGCATGGGCCCTCACGGGTTGTGCATCGGTGCGACGGGTTCAGGTAAGTCGGAGCTGTTGCGCACGCTGGTGACTTCGCTGGCGGCGACCCACTCCCCCGAGGAATTGAACCTCGTGTTGGTGGATTTCAAGGGTGGTGCCACGTTCCTCGGCTGCGAGGGGTTGCCGCACACCTCGGCGGTGATCACCAACCTCGAGGACGAAGCGGTTCTGGTCGAGCGCATGTACGACGCGATCTCCGGCGAGCTCAACCGGCGCCAAGAACTGCTCCGCAGCTCGGGCAATTTCGCCAATGTGACTGACTACACCAACGCCCGGCTGGGTGGCCGCTCCGACCTCGGCGCGTTGCCCGCGCTGGTGATCATCGTCGACGAGTTCTCCGAGCTCCTGGGTCAGCACCCGCACTTCGCCGACCTCTTCGTCGCAGTAGGCAGGCTGGGCCGCTCGCTCGGCGTCCACCTCCTTTTGGCCTCGCAGCGTCTGGAGGAGGGCAAGCTGCGCGGCCTGGATTCGCACCTGTCGTACCGCATCGGCCTGAGGACATTTTCGGCTGGGGAGTCACGCCAGGTTCTCGGTGTTCCGGACGCCTACGAACTCCCCGGAGAACCGGGCAGCGGGTACCTCAAGGCGGGGTCCCCGGATCTGACTCGGTTCCGCGCCGCCTACGTGTCCGGGCCGCTGTCCCGGCGGAGAATGGAGACGGACCCCGGCGCGCGCCCGAGCGTCGGTCTGTTCCGCGGGTGGGAGACTCCCCAGCTTGAGGAGGTTGGGATCACGGTGGACGATTCGACCACGCTTTTCGACGCCGTCGTGGCCAAGGCCCGCGTATCAGCTGAGGCCCGCGGCCTCAGCGCCCACAGAGTGTGGTTGCCTCCGCTGCCGCCGGTGGTCGAACTGTCCGCCGTCTGCGAGTCGCCGCAACCGTTGAGCGTGTCTATCGGGCTGGTGGACGACCCGTACCGCCAGCGCCAGGACCACCTTGTAGTGGACTTTTCCTCGGCGGGCGGACACCTGGCCATCGCGGGTGGGCCGCAAACGGGCAAGTCTATGGCGCTGCGCACGATCGTGGCGGCCCTCGCGGTGACGCACTCCACGGCTGACGTCGCGTTCTACGTCATCGACGCGGGAGCGGGGCAACTGCAGGATCTTGAAGTGCTGCCCCATGTCGCCGGAACGGCCGCGCGCGCTGAGGAAGAGAAAGCGCGGCGCATCGTTGACGAGGTGCTGGGCCACATTGACAACCCTGACAACCCTGACAACCCTGACAACCCCAGGGTCCGCCACATATTCCTCGTCGTGGATGGCTGGCACGCCGTCGTGGCGAACGACTCCAAACTCGAGGACCTGCGCGATTCGCTGGCCAGGATCGCGTCCGAGGGGCCCGCCGCTGGAGTTCACCTGGTGGTCTCAACACAGCGGTGGAACGCGATCCGAACCAACGTGCGCGACCTCATCGGTACCCGCCTCGAACTCCACATGAGCGAGGCGACCGATTCCCTGATCGACCGCAAGAACCAAAAGAAGGTGCCAGTCCTACCTGGCAGGGGCCTGGCCCCTGACGGCAAACACATGCTCGTGGCCGCGACCGCGAAACAGGATCTCGCACACATCGCCGCCCAAACTGCGTCGCAGGCCCGCGTGCCGCAGCTGAAGGTCCTGCCGCATTACGTCTCCGCCAGGTCGCTTATCGACGCCCCATCGGCCCAGCGTCTTCCCATGGGAATCGGCGGGCCGCACCTCGACGCCTTCCACCTCGACGCGGCCCACCTGCTGGCCGTGGGGTCGCGGGGTTCCGGTAAATCGACCCTGCTGGCCACACTCATCGCGGGAATCAGCGCCCTGCCGCGCGACGACGCCAGAATGGTCATCATCGACCCGCGCCGCACGCACCTGAACGCGAGCGGGTCGGACATGGTGGCGGCCTACGGCACGGCGGGCTCGGTGGAAGAAACGGTGAAGGCGACCGTCGAGACGCTGTCCTCGCGCTTGCCCGGCGCCGAGGTGACGGCCGAACAGCTCGCCACCCGCTCGTGGTGGCGAGGACCCGACATCTACCTGGTCATTGACGACCTCGACCTGCTCGGGGACGAACCGCTGCGCCCGCTTCTTCCGCTTTTTCCGCACGCGCACGACATCGGGTTACACCTCATCGTGGCCCGGAAGTTCGGTGGTACGGGCCGCGCGTTGTACAGCGGTGTCCTCGCCGCACTGAAAGACCTGAACCCGGACGTTGTCATCCTCGACGGAAACCGCGACGAAGGCGCCATATTCGGCGTCAAACCCGGGCCCATGCCTCCGGGGCGGGCGACCTTTGTCCGTGGCGGGGAGAACGTCGGAACCATCCACATAGCCACCCTCGCACCGGAGGAGGAGCACGCGTGACCACCACCCACCCGGATCTGACCATCTCTATCAAGCAGTCGTCCACCGCGTTCGAGGGGTTGGCCAACGTCCGGCGCTACGACCGCCCCAGCGCCTCCGAGATTGCGAACTACGTGCGCAGTGTGGTCGGACCATCGCCGCACGGTTACCACGTCCACATTGAGGCGGAGGAGGATGAGTTCCAGCGCGTCGCGCAGGCTTTGGCGGACTACGACGTCACCCTCACCCATGACCAAACACAGGGGGAGGGAAGGCACGCCCTCAAGGACCCCGAGCCGATCGAGGTCGAGCGGCCCTCGGCCGATAGTGGTCAGCATCGCTCCTCGTGGCTGGTAGCGGCGTGCGTCGGGGCGGTCGTCGTACTGTGTGCAGGTGCGATCTGGGCGACGATGTCCGCGCTGGGCAGGAACGAGCCGGAAGTACCGGTGGCGCCGGAGGAGACGTCGACAAGCGAAGAGCCCGCTCCCGCGGCGGTCGTCATCTCCCGGGAGGGGCTGATGGTGGAAGCCCCCGCTGGCTTCAAGGTCGAACCCGATGGCGACATGTGGCGGGCTAGCGGCGAGGACCCGAACTTCCGCTTGCAGCTGGCAGTAGACCCGCTGTACCAACTGCCGCCGGCTGCGCTTATCGAGCAGATCCTCACCGAAATTGAGAACGACCCTCAGGTGGAGCTGCTCAACAACGAGGGCTCCGCGCTCACCTACCGTGAGACGGGCACGGACGGCT
This window of the Corynebacterium qintianiae genome carries:
- the eccCa gene encoding type VII secretion protein EccCa, whose translation is MLGLDHTAVLASQPAHAADPAPPLPEGNLVAEPVPEAQRDQPQPLVKILMPVVMVAAIGAMVAVVALSGRAVSPMMMIFPLMMVLSAMMMINPPEKTGDIDETRRTYLRHLDALAAAARRNADLQRNHSSHFHPEPSALVSATPTSRVWERGADSPKALEVRLGTGATTLCTPIEVSDPGSPEDLDPVCAVSLRRTVAAVHTVTGMPIVVQLGAFPAVSLVGPRAAEVARAVLCQLCFFHGPEMVGMINLHGDPQFEWTKWLPHTREPDNAAFRVVLADPAHEHAALLDPGTDCVIVVHPDPDHIADEETFQLVCDDVILARTLQGEEVLGAPDPFSTSEAELVARHLAFYRRPDDAGSTGQAGELLPMLGFSDIDDLNPHSMWRGREGTRQRLVVPFGSTPDGAPVHLDLKESAHGGMGPHGLCIGATGSGKSELLRTLVTSLAATHSPEELNLVLVDFKGGATFLGCEGLPHTSAVITNLEDEAVLVERMYDAISGELNRRQELLRSSGNFANVTDYTNARLGGRSDLGALPALVIIVDEFSELLGQHPHFADLFVAVGRLGRSLGVHLLLASQRLEEGKLRGLDSHLSYRIGLRTFSAGESRQVLGVPDAYELPGEPGSGYLKAGSPDLTRFRAAYVSGPLSRRRMETDPGARPSVGLFRGWETPQLEEVGITVDDSTTLFDAVVAKARVSAEARGLSAHRVWLPPLPPVVELSAVCESPQPLSVSIGLVDDPYRQRQDHLVVDFSSAGGHLAIAGGPQTGKSMALRTIVAALAVTHSTADVAFYVIDAGAGQLQDLEVLPHVAGTAARAEEEKARRIVDEVLGHIDNPDNPDNPDNPRVRHIFLVVDGWHAVVANDSKLEDLRDSLARIASEGPAAGVHLVVSTQRWNAIRTNVRDLIGTRLELHMSEATDSLIDRKNQKKVPVLPGRGLAPDGKHMLVAATAKQDLAHIAAQTASQARVPQLKVLPHYVSARSLIDAPSAQRLPMGIGGPHLDAFHLDAAHLLAVGSRGSGKSTLLATLIAGISALPRDDARMVIIDPRRTHLNASGSDMVAAYGTAGSVEETVKATVETLSSRLPGAEVTAEQLATRSWWRGPDIYLVIDDLDLLGDEPLRPLLPLFPHAHDIGLHLIVARKFGGTGRALYSGVLAALKDLNPDVVILDGNRDEGAIFGVKPGPMPPGRATFVRGGENVGTIHIATLAPEEEHA
- a CDS encoding type VII secretion-associated protein, coding for MTTTHPDLTISIKQSSTAFEGLANVRRYDRPSASEIANYVRSVVGPSPHGYHVHIEAEEDEFQRVAQALADYDVTLTHDQTQGEGRHALKDPEPIEVERPSADSGQHRSSWLVAACVGAVVVLCAGAIWATMSALGRNEPEVPVAPEETSTSEEPAPAAVVISREGLMVEAPAGFKVEPDGDMWRASGEDPNFRLQLAVDPLYQLPPAALIEQILTEIENDPQVELLNNEGSALTYRETGTDGSQALWKTWVEGGHHISIGCHSRSAPTQVQAATCRMAVDSATFNAERAAG